In a single window of the Kwoniella shandongensis chromosome 5, complete sequence genome:
- a CDS encoding eukaryotic translation initiation factor 3 subunit K: protein MTAAVPTKSLAQWHSPETRAEVIHELIHGVDRYNPTNLPLMEEYLASQVKEGHYDLLANLAILKLYQFNPQHSNPDVIINILLKSLAATVHGPDFNLSLGVLREPLAILHDIESDDESLVVVMPYLQNLHELSRTCQFTKFWAEFNGDSEAANIIRTRYISQFASYIDSLRLIFSTSAASCFSRISLTQLSRWLDLPTDKVGEWARQVGWSVEGETAIIPKNGDNDVKAGVVKENVQLNQLTKLVASAAA from the exons ATGACCGCAGCTGTTCCTACAAAATCACTTGCCCAATGGCACTCACCCGAGACTCGAGCAGAGGTCATTCACGAGCTCATTCAcggtgttg ACCGATATAACCCCACCAACTTGCCTTTGATGGAGGAATACCTCGCGTCTCAAGTCAAAGAAGGACATTACGACCTCCTCGCCAACCTTGCCATCCTCAAATT GTACCAATTCAACCCCCAACACAGTAACCCCGACGTTATCATCAACATTCTCCTCAAATCACTCGCTGCGACAGTCCACGGACCGGacttcaacctctctctcGGTGTTCTCAGAGAGCCTCTC GCCATCCTCCACGATAtcgaatcggatgacgagtCACTTGTCGTTGTCATGCCTTATTTACAAAACTTGCACGAGTTGAGCCGGACATGTCAATTCACAAAGTTCTGGGCAGAATTCAACGGTGATTCTGAGGCTGCCAACA TCATCCGAACTCGATACATCTCCCAATTCGCCTCATACATCGACTCCCTGagactcatcttctccacctctgccgcATCATGTTTCTCTAGaatctcactcactcagcTCTCAAGATGGCTCGATCTCCCTACCGACAAGGTTGGAGAGTGGGCACGTCAGGTCGGATGGTCGGTCGAGGGTGAGACCGCTATCATTCCCAAGAACGGTGATAACGACGTCAAGGCCGGTGTTGTGAAGGAGAACGTCCAATTGAACC AATTGACAAAGTTGGTTGCGTCTGCTGCGGCTTAG
- a CDS encoding cytochrome c peroxidase, mitochondrial, translating into MSLRTPLLRATCARRVGNGFKSPALRRRFASESGPEIPKPPAPRSSSVPYLLAGVGAAALGAAYLFYGTDGTPRETAKELASDARGVAAAAEGKLGLRRGKDEYQKVYDRIVETLEKEDYDDGSLAPVLIRLAWHSSGTYNKEDNTGGSNYATMRFKPEATHGANNGLNIARDHMQKIKDEFPWISYGDLWTLAGVAAVQESGGPTVPWRPGRIDGFEHHVTPDGRLPDASQAEDHLRAIFYRMGFNDQEIVALSGAHAMGRCHTDRSGFEGPWTFSPVTFSNQYFTLLKDEPWQWRKWKGPAQYEDKKTHSLMMLPTDMALIKDKSFRKYVDIYAKDEDAFFKDFSKAFSKLIELGVPTSQFAGEAWNMGSQ; encoded by the exons ATGTCACTTCGTACACCATTGCTTAGAGCTACTTGTGCTCGACGAGTCGGGAACGGTTTCAAGTCTCCCGCTCTCAGAAGACGTTTCGCCTCGGAGAGTGGTCCAGAGATC CCCAAGCCCCCCGCTCCTAGATCATCCAGTGTTCCTTACCTCCTCGCCGGAGTCGGTGCCGCCGCTCTTGGTGCCGCGTACCTCTTCTACGGAACTGACGGTACCCCTCGAGAGACCGCTAAGGAACTCGCCTCGGACGCTCGAGGtgtcgctgctgccgctgaGGGCAAGCTGGGCTTGAGAAGAGGTAAAGATGAGTACCAGAAGGTGTACGACCGGATCGTCGAGactttggagaaggaggattacgatg ACGGCTCCTTGGCCCCTGTCTTGATCCGTCTCGCTTGGCACTCATCGGGTACCTACAACAAGGAGGACAACACCGGTGGTTCCAACTACGCGACTATGCGATTCAAGCCCGAGGCTACGCACGGTGCCAACAACGGTCTT AACATCGCCCGAGATCACATgcagaagatcaaggacgaGTTCCCATGGATCTCCTACGGCGATCTTTGGACTCTCGCCGGTGTCGCTGCAGTCCAAGAATCCGGCGGTCCTACTGTCCCTTGGAGACCCGGAAGGATCGATGGATTCGAACACCACGTCACTCCCGATGGCAGATTGCCCGACGCTTCTCAGGCTGAGGACCATCTGAGAGCTATCTTCTACCGAATGGG CTTCAACGACCAGGAGATTGTCGCTCTGAGTGGTGCTCACGCTATGGGTCGATGTCACACTG ACCGATCCGGCTTCGAGGGCCCTTGGACCTTCTCTCCCGTTACTTTCAGTAACCAGTACTTTACCCTCCTTAAGGATGAGCCAtggcagtggaggaagtg GAAGGGACCCGCCCAGtacgaggacaagaagactCACAGTCTCATGATGCTTCC TACCGATATGGCTCTCATCAAGGACAAGTCATTCAGGAAGTACGTCGACATCTACGCCAAGGATGAGGACGCCTTCTTCAAGGA CTTCTCCAAGGCTTTCTCCAAGCTTATTGAGCTTGGTGTGCCCACCTCACAGTTCGCTGGCGAGGCTTGGAACATGGGCAGTCAGTAG
- a CDS encoding aconitate hydratase, mitochondrial — translation MVSRFLTRGATSLSRQSMLSKRTMATVQSSIGDKKVEMSNLEKGKYINYQRIENNLQVVRSRLNRPLTLAEKIVYGHLDNPHEQDIERGVSYLKLRPDRVACQDATAQMAILQFMSAGLPQTAVPTSVHCDHLIQAQIGGVPDLKRAIDINKEVYDFLATACAKYGIGFWKPGSGIIHQIILENYAVPGLMMIGTDSHTPNAGGLGMVACGVGGADAVDVMADIPWELKAPKVIGVHLSGKLNGWTTPKDVILKVAGILTVKGGTGAIIEYHGPGVESLSATGMATICNMGAEIGATTSLFPYNHRMASYLKATNRSAIANYAEEFNHNLQPDQGCEYDQLIHINLDELEPHINGPFTPDLATPISKFAAEVKKHSWPQELKVGLIGSCTNSSYEDMSRSAAIAKQAAEHGLEAKSKFTITPGSEQVRATIARDGFVDTFEKIGGVVLANACGPCIGQWDRQDVKKGEVNSIISSYNRNFTGRNDANPATHAFVASPDLVTAMVFAGDLTFNPLTDTLKGSDGKEFKFADPSGHELPAKGYDPGENTFQAPPADGTTVSVAVSPSSDRLQLLKPFKAWDGKDIVEAPVLIKAKGKCTTDHISAGGPWLKYRGHLENISQNCLIGAINADSGEANSVLNQETGEFGAVPTVGAYYRDKNIPWVVVGDENYGEGSSREHAALEPRFLGGRAVICRSFARIHETNLKKQGMLPLWFKNPADYEKISGTDKISILDLQNFKPGQDITCEITHKDGSKEKFLTTTSINEGQWGWFKAGSALNMMAAAAKARGA, via the exons atggTCTCCCGCTTCCTCACTCGAGGAGCTACCTCCCTCTCCCGCCAGTCCATGCTCTCAAAGAGAACAATGGCCACTGTGCAATCCTCTATCGGtgacaagaaggtcgagatgtCAAACCTCGAGAAGGGCAAGTACATCAACTATCAAAGGATTGAGAACAACCTCCAGGTCGTcaggtcaag ACTTAACCGACCTTTGACTCTCGCCGAGAAGATTGTCTACGGTCACTTGGACAACCCCCACGAGCAAGATATCGAGCGAGGTGTTTCTTACCTCAAGCTCCGACCTGAC CGAGTTGCGTGCCAAGATGCTACCGCTCAAATGGCTATCCTCCAATTCATGTCCGCTGGTCTTCCCCAAACCGCCGTCCCCACCTCTGTCCACTGTGATCACTTGATCCAGGCTCAGATTGGCGGTGTTCCCGACTTGAAGCGAGCTatcgacatcaacaaggaGGTCTACGACTTCCTTGCTACCGCTTGTGCTAAATACGGTATTGGCTTCTGGAAGCCTGGATCCGgtatcat CCACCAAATCATCCTTGAGAACTACGCCGTCCCCGGTCTCATGATGATCGGTACTGACTCCCACACCCCCAACGCCGGTGGTCTCGGTATGGTCGCttgtggtgttggtggtgccGACGCCGTCGACGTTATGGCCGACATCCCTTGGGAGCTTAAGGCTCCTAAGGTTATCGGTGTCCACCTCTCTGGAAAGTTGAACGGCTGGACCACTCCTAAGG ACGTTATCCTCAAGGTCGCTGGTATCCTCACCGTCAAGGGTGGTACCGGTGCTATCATCGAGTACCACGGTCCTGGTGTTGAGTCTCTCTCAGCTACCGGTATGGCTACAATCTGTAACATGGGTGCCGAGATCGGTGCCAccacctctctcttcccttaCAACCACCGAATGGCCTCATACCTTAAGGCTACCAACCGATCCGCCATTGCCAACTACGCTGAGGAGTTCAACCACAACCTCCAGCCCGACCAGGGTTGTGAGTACGATCAATTGATccacatcaacctcgacgagcttgagcCTCACATCAACGGTCCCTTCACTCCTGATCTTGCCACCCCCATCTCCAAATTCGCCGCCGAGGTCAAGAAGCACTCTTGGCCCCAAGAGCTCAAGGTCGGACTTATCGGTTCATGCACCAACTCCTCTTACGAGGACATGTCTCGATCCGCTGCCATCGCCAAGCAGGCTGCTGAGCACGGTCTCGAGGCCAAGTCCAAGTTCACCATCACTCCTGGTTCCGAGCAAGTCCGAGCTACCATTGCCCGAGACGGTTTCGTCGACACcttcgagaagatcggtgGTGTCGTTCTTGCCAACGCCTGTGGTCCTTGTATCGGTCAATGGGACCGACAGgacgtcaagaagggtgaggttaactccatcatctcttcttaCAACCGAAACTTCACTGGCCGAAACGATGCCAACCCCGCCACCCACGCTTTCGTTGCTTCCCCCGATCTCGTTACCGCAATGGTCTTTGCCGGTGACCTTACCTTCAACCCCTTGACCGACACCCTCAAGGGTTCCGACGGCAAGGAGTTCAAGTTCGCCGACCCCTCAGGTCACGAGCTCCCCGCCAAGGGCTACGACCCCGGAGAGAACACTTTCCAAGCTCCCCCTGCTGACGGTACCACCGTCTCCGTTGCCGTCAGCCCCTCTTCCGACCGTCTCCAGCTCCTCAAGCCTTTCAAGGCATGGGATGGCAAGGACATCGTCGAGGCCCCTGTCCTTATCAAGGCTAAGGGCAAGTGTACCACTGACCACATCTCCGCTGGTGGCCCTTGGCTCAAGTACCGAGGACATCTCGAGAACATCTCTCAGAACTGTCTGATCGGTGCCATCAACGCCGACAGCGGTGAGGCCAACTCGGTCCTCAACCAGGAGACCGGAGAGTTTGGTGCTGTCCCCACCGTCGGTGCCTACTACCGAGACAAGAACATCCCTTgggttgttgttggtgaCGAGAACTACGGAGAAGGTTCTTCCCGAGAACACGCTGCTCTTGAGCCCCGATTCCTCGGTGGTCGAGCTGTTATCTGCCGATCTTTCGCCCGTATCCACGAGACCAACTTGAAGAagcaagg TATGCTTCCTCTCTGGTTCAAGAACCCCGCGGACTACGAGAAGATCTCCGGTACCGACAAGATCTCCATCCTTGACTTGCAAAACTTCAAGCCCGGTCAGGACATCACCTGTGAGATCACCCACAAGGACGGTTCCAAGGAGAAgttcctcaccaccacctctatCAACGAGGGACAATGGGGTTGGTTCAAGGCTGGTTCCG CTCTCAACATGATGGCCGCTGCCGCCAAGGCTCGAGGAGCATAA